The following is a genomic window from Chitinophaga caseinilytica.
ATCGTTCCTCATCACCGAAGCCGTGCGCGGCGACGGCGGTATCCTGCGGAACGCGGCCGGCGAGGATTTCATGCATAAGTACGACCAGCGGCTTTCCCTCGCCCCGCGCGACATCGTGGCCCGCGCCATCGACAGTGAGATGAAGATCACCGGTACCGAGCACGTCTATCTCGATTGCCGGCATATGGACATCGAGAAATTTATCCATCACTTCCCGAATATTTACCAGAAATGCAAGTCGATCGGGATCGATGTGTCGAAAGACATGATCCCTGTTGCCCCGGCGGCCCATTACAGCTGCGGCGGTATTAAAACCGACGAGCACGGGCGTACATCGATCCTGAACCTCTATGCCTGCGGAGAATGCGCCAGCACGGGGCTTCACGGTGCCAACCGCCTCGCGTCCAACTCCCTGCTGGAAGCGATGGTGTTTGCCCATCGCTGCTACCTCGATGCTATCACGGCCCTGGAGCGCACCGCCATCCGGGCCGATGTTCCGGACTGGAACACCCTGGGCACCACCGCGCCGAAGGAAATGATCCTCATCACGCAAAGCCTTAAAGAACTGAAGCAGATCATGAGCGATTATGTGGGCATCGTCCGCACGAACGTCCGCCTGGAAAGGGCCATGCGCCGGTTAGATATGCTGCATCTCGAAACGGAAGCCCTTTACCGGGAAACCGCCGTTTCGCCCCAGCTTTGCGAGCTGCGCAACCTGATCACCGCCGGTTACCTCATCGTGAAAGGCGCCGCCTTCCGGAAAGAAAGCCGCGGATTACATTACAACACCGATTACCCGTCAAAAAGCGAACTGGTTCAGAATATCATACTGTAGAGAAAAGAGAGCGAGGTTATGTATTATATTTTACTGGCATTTTGTTACAGCGTTTCCATCCTGCCCTTGTGGGTTTTGTACCGCATCAGCGACCTGTTGTATGTGTTCGTGTACCATATTCTCGGGTACCGCAGGAAAGTGGTGCTGGGCAACCTCCGCCAGGCGTTCCCGGACAAGCCGGAGGCAGACATCCGGCGGATGGCGCGGAAATATTACCGCAACCTCACAGATATGATGGTGGAAACCATCAAGCTGCTCACCATGAGCAAAGCCTCTCTGCAAAAGCGTTTCATCTGCGACCTCGGCCCGCTGAACAAACTGTACAACGAAGGCCGTAGCTGCCAGTTGCACCTGGGGCATAACTTCAACTGGGAATGGGCCAACCTGTTTTGCATGCAGGGCGTTCAGTTCCCTTTCCTCGTCGTGTTCATGCCCATTACCACCAAAGCCGTCAACCGGATGTTCCGCCATTTCCGTGAAAAGTTCGGGACGGTGCTCATCCCCGCCAACGACATGCGCAACGGCATGGCGCCCTGGATGGGAAAGCAATACCTGCTGGCCCTGGTGGCCGATCAGAACCCCGGCAATCCGCGCCGCTGCTACTGGTACCCGTTCCTCAACAAGATGACGGCGTTTTACAAAGGGCCGGAAATGAGCGCCCGGCGCAACGATATCCCGGTGGTGTTTGCAGACATCCGCAAAACGAAACGCGGACATTACGAAGCCCGGCTCACCCTCGCGTTCGAACACCCTACGCAAACGAAAGAAGGCGAGATCACGGAAGCGTTCGTCCGCTACCTCGAAAAAAACATCTACGAGCAGCCCGAAGTCTGGGTTTGGAGCCACCGCCGCTGGAAGCACGAGTGGAAGCCGGAATATGCAGACGAGCAGCCGAAATGAACGAACTAAAAAAGGGCGTCTCCGGTCGGAGGCGCCCTTTTATTATGTTGCGGGTCGTTATGCCGAAGGGATCTTCAGCTTCCAGCCCGGTTGTATGACGTCGGGGTCCTTGATCTTGTCTTTGTTGGCTTCATAGATTTTCTGCCAGGTAAGGCCCGGATATTTCTTCGCGATCTTGCTGAGGTTATCGCCCGATTTCACCTCGTATTCCTGTTCGGCGCCTTCGGCCAGGGAGATGTTGAGCACGAGGTCGCCCGCGCGCATTTCGGGATCGAGTTTTTCATAAATGCCCCAGAGCTGATCTTTCACGGCACCCGAAGGCGCAGTGCCCGTTACGTACAGCACGCCGTTCTGTTCGGCCACCTGCAGCCCGGAAACGCCGCCGCCATTGGCGGCCTGGATCAGTTCCGCATATTTTTCCTGTAATGCCATAATGCGAATTTTTTGAGTGATGGAATGGATGAGCTGGGCTTACTGAAGGGTCAGCTTGTTGTTGATCTTTTTCGGTTTCGCTTCGGCTGCGGCCTGCATCACCGTTTTCAGTTCTGATTTCTTGATAGTGCCCGTCAACGTTACTTCCCCGTTGGCGATAGTGGCCGTAACGCCCGAAATGCCTTTGGCGCTCAAAACGGAATCTACACTCGTTTTCAACAGATCGTCGGGGCTGATCACCACCGGCGGCGGAGGAGGCGGGGGCGGAGTGATCATCACGTTGTTGGTGACCGACTTGATCCCTTTCACTTCCTTGGCCGAAGCTTCGGCGGCAGATTTGGTGGCGTCGTCCATGACTTCGCCACTCAATGTGGCTACACCACCTTTCACTTCCGCGATCACGCCGGGAGTGGTGGCGGCCAGTTTGTCGTTGACTTCTTTCTGAAGTTTGGCATCGCTCGGTTTGCAAGCGTACAGGAATACGCCGAACCCAAGCAGGCAGGCGAGTAACCAGGATTTGGATTTTTTCATACGATTAATATTTAAAGAAATGGAAAGGAATACTTGCCGAATTGCAAGCCATCCTTCGATTAAAAATTTAAAATTCAATTCGTTAGGTATTTCGCCGTTTCCTAAACCGCCTGTGGCCGGCGGAATTTT
Proteins encoded in this region:
- a CDS encoding LysM peptidoglycan-binding domain-containing protein, whose translation is MALQEKYAELIQAANGGGVSGLQVAEQNGVLYVTGTAPSGAVKDQLWGIYEKLDPEMRAGDLVLNISLAEGAEQEYEVKSGDNLSKIAKKYPGLTWQKIYEANKDKIKDPDVIQPGWKLKIPSA
- the nadB gene encoding L-aspartate oxidase; translated protein: MHQTDFLVVGSGIAGLTYALKVAGQFPDKKVTIITKTREDETNTKYAQGGVAVVNDLENDSFEKHIEDTLIAGDGLCNEKIVEIVVKEGPDRVNELIAWGAQFDKSPDGDLALGKEGGHSEFRVIHHKDVTGREIERALLDAVRSQKNIEVVTHCFVLDLITQHHLGYLVTKSTQDIECFGIYVLNQKTNRIEKILSRLTLLATGGNGQVYRTTTNPAIATGDGVAMVYRAKGRIENMEFIQFHPTALYQVGVSGQSFLITEAVRGDGGILRNAAGEDFMHKYDQRLSLAPRDIVARAIDSEMKITGTEHVYLDCRHMDIEKFIHHFPNIYQKCKSIGIDVSKDMIPVAPAAHYSCGGIKTDEHGRTSILNLYACGECASTGLHGANRLASNSLLEAMVFAHRCYLDAITALERTAIRADVPDWNTLGTTAPKEMILITQSLKELKQIMSDYVGIVRTNVRLERAMRRLDMLHLETEALYRETAVSPQLCELRNLITAGYLIVKGAAFRKESRGLHYNTDYPSKSELVQNIIL
- a CDS encoding lysophospholipid acyltransferase family protein encodes the protein MYYILLAFCYSVSILPLWVLYRISDLLYVFVYHILGYRRKVVLGNLRQAFPDKPEADIRRMARKYYRNLTDMMVETIKLLTMSKASLQKRFICDLGPLNKLYNEGRSCQLHLGHNFNWEWANLFCMQGVQFPFLVVFMPITTKAVNRMFRHFREKFGTVLIPANDMRNGMAPWMGKQYLLALVADQNPGNPRRCYWYPFLNKMTAFYKGPEMSARRNDIPVVFADIRKTKRGHYEARLTLAFEHPTQTKEGEITEAFVRYLEKNIYEQPEVWVWSHRRWKHEWKPEYADEQPK
- a CDS encoding BON domain-containing protein, whose product is MKKSKSWLLACLLGFGVFLYACKPSDAKLQKEVNDKLAATTPGVIAEVKGGVATLSGEVMDDATKSAAEASAKEVKGIKSVTNNVMITPPPPPPPPVVISPDDLLKTSVDSVLSAKGISGVTATIANGEVTLTGTIKKSELKTVMQAAAEAKPKKINNKLTLQ